The Lutra lutra chromosome 15, mLutLut1.2, whole genome shotgun sequence genome includes a region encoding these proteins:
- the RBBP5 gene encoding retinoblastoma-binding protein 5 isoform X2, which produces MNLELLESFGQNYPEEADGTLDCISMALTCTFNRWGTLLAVGCNDGRIVIWDFLTRGIAKIISAHIHPVCSLCWSRDGHKLVSASTDNIVSQWDVLSGDCDQRFRFPSPILKVQYHPRDQNKVLVCPMKSAPVMLTLSDSKHVVLPVDDDSDLNVVASFDRRGEYIYTGNAKGKILVLKTDSQDLVASFRVTTGTSNTTAIKSIEFARKGSCFLINTADRIIRVYDGREILTCGRDGEPEPMQKLQDLVNRTPWKKCCFSGDGEYIVAGSARQHALYIWEKSIGNLVKILHGTRGELLLDVAWHPVRPIIASISSGVVSIWAQNQVENWSAFAPDFKELDENVEYEERESEFDIEDEDKSEPEQTGADAAEDEEVDVTSVDPIAAFCSSDEELEDSKALLYLPIAPEVEDPEENPYGPPPDAVQTSLMDEGASSEKKRQSSADGSQPPKKKPKTTNIELQGVPNDEVHPLLGVKGDGKSKKKQAGRPKGSKAGGAISELL; this is translated from the exons ATGAACCTCGAGTTGCTGG AGTCCTTTGGGCAGAATTATCCGGAG gaagCCGATGGAACCTTGGATTGTATCAGCATGGCCCTGACTTGCACCTTTAACAGGTGGGGCACGCTGCTTGCCGTTGGCTGTAACGATGGCCGAATCGTCATCTGGGATTTCTTGACAAGAGGCATTGCTAAAATAATTAGCGCGCACATCCATCCCGTTTGTTCTTTATG CTGGAGTCGAGACGGCCATAAGCTCGTGAGCGCTTCCACGGACAACATAGTGTCGCAGTGGGACGTTCTTTCTGGTGACTGCGACCAGAGGTTTCGGTTCCCCTCACCCATCCTGAAAGTCCAGTACCATCCGCGAGATCA gAACAAGGTTCTCGTGTGTCCCATGAAATCTGCTCCTGTCATGTTGACCCTTTCAGATTCCAAGCATGTTGTTCTGCCCGTAGACGATGACTCCGATTTGAACGTGGTTGCATCTTTTGATAGGCGAGGGGAGTATATCTATACGGGAAATGCTAAAGGCAAG ATTTTGGTCCTAAAAACAGATTCTCAGGATCTTGTTGCTTCCTTCAGAGTAACAACTGGAACAAGCAATACCACAGCGATTAAGTCCATAGAGTTTGCCCGGAAGGGGAG TTGCTTTTTAATTAACACAGCAGATCGGATAATCCGAGTTTATGATGGCAGAGAAATCTTAACTTGTGGAAGAGATGGAGAGCCTGAGCCCATGCAGAAGTTGCAGGACTTGGTAAATAG GACTCCGTGGAAGAAATGTTGTTTCTCTGGGGATGGGGAGTACATAGTGGCTGGCTCAGCCCGGCAGCATGCCTTGTACATCTGGGAGAAAAGCATTGGCAACCTGGTGAAGATCCTCCACGGGACAAGAGGAGAGCTCCTCCTGGATGTGGCT TGGCACCCCGTTCGACCCATCATAGCATCCATTTCAAGTGGAGTGGTATCTATCTGGGCACAAAACCAAGTA GAAAACTGGAGTGCCTTTGCCCCAGACTTCAAGGAGTTGGATGAAAATGTGGAATATGAGGAGAGGGAATCTGAGTTTGATATTGAAGATGAAGATAAGAGTGAGCCTGAGCAGACAG GGGCTGACGCTGCCGAGGACGAGGAGGTCGATGTCACCAGTGTGGACCCGATTGCCGCCTTCTGTAGCAG TGATGAAGAGCTGGAAGATTCAAAGGCTCTATTATATTTACCCATTGCCCCTGAGGTAGAAGATCCAGAAGAAAATCCTTATGGCCCCCCACCGGATGCGGTCCAAACCTCCCTGATGGATGAAGGGGCTAGTTCAGAGAAGAAGAGGCAGTCTTCAGCAGACGGGTCCCAGCCACCGAAGAAGAAACCCAAAACAACCAATATAGAACTTCAAGGAGTACCTAATGATG